In Massilia antarctica, the following are encoded in one genomic region:
- a CDS encoding DUF1175 family protein, translating into MSPTRRHLLALAAGCAVVPWARALTGAPAPDMPALLSKAQSRAFQAWMLRIVNAQMEQGPSPRWQHRDCAGLVRFAVNEALTVHDTRWMRANGIGSDGQLPPELELTPAQQALRNRWVQTGGTVGHYVSAIGLVQNNSRFIGRDLNQAQPGDLLFFDQGDEHHLMVWMGARIAYHTGTVTPNDNGLRTVDVPQLKTWKDTRWQPAVDNPNFAGMFRLAFLT; encoded by the coding sequence ATGTCACCGACCCGCCGCCACCTGCTGGCCCTTGCCGCCGGCTGCGCCGTAGTGCCCTGGGCGCGCGCGCTCACCGGCGCGCCGGCGCCCGACATGCCGGCGCTGCTGTCGAAGGCGCAAAGCCGCGCCTTCCAGGCCTGGATGCTGCGCATCGTGAACGCCCAGATGGAGCAGGGCCCGTCGCCGCGCTGGCAGCACCGCGACTGCGCGGGCCTGGTGCGCTTTGCGGTGAACGAGGCGCTCACCGTGCACGACACAAGATGGATGCGCGCCAACGGCATCGGCAGCGACGGCCAGCTGCCGCCCGAACTCGAACTCACGCCGGCCCAGCAAGCCTTGCGCAACCGCTGGGTGCAGACCGGCGGCACGGTCGGCCATTACGTCTCGGCCATCGGCCTGGTTCAAAACAACAGCCGCTTCATCGGGCGCGACCTGAATCAGGCGCAACCGGGCGACCTGCTGTTTTTCGATCAGGGCGACGAACACCACCTGATGGTGTGGATGGGCGCGCGCATCGCCTACCACACCGGCACCGTCACACCGAACGACAACGGGCTGCGTACCGTTGATGTCCCACAACTCAAAACCTGGAAGGACACGCGGTGGCAACCAGCGGTCGACAATCCCAACTTTGCCGGCATGTTCCGGCTGGCGTTTTTAACATGA
- a CDS encoding alpha-2-macroglobulin family protein produces MNNRITRALALLVLVCGLLPALAPAQETEAADAAAAPAAASPAAGGSNYSTFKGEPFFLLSDAAYGSGDVAKVRLEVPGRDLARSNLEQYGGVDVLVYRVPEPLEFLKKQRNLHRVQVNGNYKGEGLLNTLTMLWDRWWKQSRMAWRKLFSSDARSAVTSAQPKLATSEAITRPVAFRQQPQYEPLKGYDLVDRFRYPVWQAQIIQPPAGLKMEGSSSEFTASSAGNVMIPIGQRKPGLYLVEAIIGEHRATTLVFVSDTMAITKVSASQMLVWAARRDNGAAVADVDVTWTDGSGVLQSGRTGANGVVSLDRGSPEHTYVMGEDRSGGVFVSENFYYDSEIYNTKVYAVTDRPLYRPGDEVSVKFIGREFTGARTSQAAASAPLSLTVFDPNGTPLLTQSLQLSGETGSDTHFRLPDNAGAGGYELRFTYRDTLYGAAFRVADYVKPHFEINLVPAKADFKTGEDIKGRIELRYPDGTPVAKASLSLTLRAQKNAMVEGELRYSGAFPVELKTQELVSDGKGNVDFVLPQAKDPSRYILTVLVSDGAAYHVKSTTELMIERSASQYTLKAQRRFSAPGETVRFDLAADGAAGAKPVRWEMIQLEKQTKTEGTFDASKSTWDVSFPVPGSYQLSLRDAQNNLVGGTSHWVSGQGLAATPGSIEIVLDHERYRAGDTAEALITFADPVDQALLTLERDKVEQVGLLAAGADWIKPVRVAPNQWRVRIPVKDDYGPNITFSVAYTRKGDFVFQNAGIQIVEPRIALQFKTDKEVYQPGEKVTIDVTAQMDGKPVSTLVALGVVDEMIYVLQPEIAPDIGDFFYHPRRNNVRTTASLSFISYDLAAGRSAGAPARHNYNERGVKVLERPRRDNVDTALWAPALKTDAEGRARVTFTMPDALTRWRITGRAMDAQGRVGQRTAYLRSDKSFFAKWTAPDWMRVGDAPLASVAVFNQTAGEQAIEVTLTAGTVVKTEKITARRGVNYVQFPLAASTGPMRLEVKQGGKVVDALDTDVQALPAAWSSPRAVSVPLTGATVPVSLPADARNIRVSFASGAASHFARIADDLIEYPYGCVEQTSSRLIPLALGLQNLGPEAGPVQLRLLNTLQAQRLRLVSMAGPEAQFGWWGNATAGNSLMTAYAYYADWYAARALRIEMPPEHWQGLLAMYGKEGLKEPVLHRALTLWLAQEMGLPVKTLASGLADELAKTKLDAKAAALAPTSSMLLTAESGNSQALTLALLSVIATNDGVAVPQELQEQVGAAWTTLRANPAPLAQALLMLGGQLPVSQADAVLGAVSADMATLDRALTLVWVQKKLGGPPAAKDAGIALSGTWQKGVSPLGQALFRWQPSKGVPTQLQLAEAPPANTVAVIQYESRAAEAHALPVKIERRLMRMEQKDKDFTPVPVKNGEALRTDALYMDEITLTPAAGAKYRYGLLEVALPPGASVEATTWGMTLAGEKKTALEAARHESRREGYVVPVEPLAEPLKIRHLLRFAQKGSYALPPSRYYRMYQPENKALEGEGKTMRTMQVE; encoded by the coding sequence ATGAACAATCGAATCACACGCGCCCTGGCGCTGCTGGTGCTGGTGTGCGGCCTGTTGCCCGCGCTCGCGCCGGCCCAGGAAACCGAAGCGGCCGATGCCGCCGCCGCGCCGGCCGCCGCGAGCCCCGCTGCGGGCGGCAGCAACTACAGCACCTTCAAGGGCGAGCCTTTTTTCCTGCTGTCCGACGCGGCCTATGGCAGTGGCGACGTGGCCAAGGTGCGCCTGGAAGTGCCGGGGCGCGACCTTGCGCGCTCGAACCTGGAGCAGTACGGCGGCGTCGACGTGCTGGTGTACCGCGTGCCGGAACCGCTCGAGTTCCTGAAAAAGCAGCGCAATCTGCACCGCGTGCAGGTCAATGGCAATTACAAGGGTGAGGGCTTGCTCAATACCCTGACCATGCTGTGGGACCGCTGGTGGAAGCAGTCGCGCATGGCCTGGCGCAAGCTGTTTTCGAGCGATGCGCGCAGCGCCGTCACCAGCGCCCAGCCCAAGCTGGCCACCAGCGAAGCGATCACGCGCCCGGTTGCGTTCCGCCAGCAGCCGCAGTACGAGCCGCTCAAGGGCTACGACCTGGTCGACCGCTTCCGCTATCCGGTCTGGCAGGCGCAGATCATACAGCCGCCGGCCGGCCTGAAAATGGAAGGGTCGAGCAGCGAGTTCACCGCCAGCAGCGCAGGCAACGTAATGATTCCGATCGGCCAGCGCAAACCCGGCCTGTACCTGGTCGAGGCGATCATCGGCGAACACCGCGCCACCACCCTGGTGTTCGTGTCCGATACGATGGCGATTACCAAGGTGTCGGCCAGCCAGATGCTGGTGTGGGCCGCGCGCCGCGACAATGGCGCGGCGGTGGCCGACGTCGACGTCACCTGGACCGACGGCAGCGGCGTGCTGCAATCGGGCCGCACCGGCGCCAACGGAGTCGTCTCGCTCGATCGCGGCAGCCCCGAACATACGTATGTGATGGGCGAAGACCGCAGCGGCGGCGTGTTCGTGTCCGAGAATTTTTACTACGACAGCGAAATCTATAACACCAAGGTGTACGCCGTCACCGACCGCCCGCTGTACCGGCCGGGCGATGAAGTGAGCGTCAAGTTCATCGGCCGCGAATTTACGGGTGCGCGCACTTCGCAGGCAGCGGCGAGTGCGCCGCTGTCGCTCACGGTGTTCGACCCGAACGGCACGCCGCTGCTCACCCAGTCGCTGCAACTGAGTGGCGAGACCGGCAGCGACACGCATTTCCGCCTGCCGGACAACGCCGGCGCCGGTGGCTACGAATTGCGGTTCACTTACCGCGACACCCTGTACGGCGCGGCCTTTCGCGTGGCCGACTACGTCAAGCCGCACTTCGAGATCAACCTTGTTCCGGCCAAGGCCGACTTCAAGACCGGCGAAGACATCAAGGGCCGCATCGAACTGCGCTACCCGGATGGCACGCCGGTCGCCAAGGCCAGCCTCTCGCTGACCCTGCGCGCCCAGAAAAACGCCATGGTCGAAGGCGAATTGCGCTACAGCGGCGCGTTCCCGGTCGAACTGAAAACCCAGGAACTGGTCAGCGACGGGAAGGGCAATGTGGACTTCGTGCTGCCGCAGGCCAAAGACCCGTCGCGCTATATCCTCACCGTGCTGGTCTCGGACGGCGCGGCCTACCACGTCAAGAGCACGACCGAACTGATGATCGAGCGCTCGGCCAGCCAGTACACGCTCAAGGCGCAGCGCCGTTTCTCGGCCCCGGGCGAGACCGTGCGCTTCGATCTGGCCGCGGACGGCGCCGCCGGCGCCAAGCCGGTACGCTGGGAGATGATCCAGCTCGAAAAGCAGACCAAGACGGAAGGCACTTTCGACGCCTCCAAGTCGACCTGGGACGTGAGTTTCCCGGTACCCGGCTCGTATCAACTGAGCCTGCGCGACGCCCAGAACAACCTGGTGGGCGGTACCAGCCACTGGGTCAGCGGCCAGGGCCTGGCTGCAACGCCGGGCAGCATCGAGATCGTGCTTGACCATGAACGCTACCGCGCCGGCGACACCGCCGAAGCGCTGATCACCTTTGCCGATCCGGTCGACCAGGCTTTGCTGACCTTGGAGCGCGACAAGGTCGAACAAGTCGGCTTGCTCGCCGCCGGCGCCGACTGGATCAAGCCGGTGAGGGTGGCGCCGAACCAGTGGCGCGTGCGCATTCCGGTCAAGGACGACTACGGCCCGAACATCACGTTCTCGGTGGCGTACACGCGCAAGGGAGACTTCGTGTTCCAGAACGCCGGCATCCAGATCGTCGAGCCGCGCATCGCACTGCAGTTCAAGACCGACAAGGAAGTCTATCAACCGGGCGAGAAGGTTACCATCGACGTCACCGCGCAGATGGACGGCAAACCGGTATCGACCTTGGTCGCCCTCGGCGTGGTCGATGAAATGATCTATGTGCTGCAACCGGAAATCGCACCCGATATCGGCGACTTCTTCTACCACCCGCGCCGCAACAACGTGCGCACCACGGCCAGCCTGTCGTTCATCAGCTACGACCTGGCGGCCGGCCGCAGCGCCGGCGCCCCCGCGCGCCACAACTACAACGAGCGTGGCGTGAAAGTGCTGGAACGCCCGCGCCGCGACAACGTCGATACGGCTTTGTGGGCGCCGGCGCTCAAGACCGATGCGGAAGGGCGCGCGCGCGTCACCTTCACCATGCCCGACGCGCTGACACGCTGGCGCATCACCGGCCGCGCGATGGATGCGCAGGGCCGGGTCGGCCAGCGCACGGCCTACCTGCGCTCCGACAAGAGCTTCTTCGCCAAGTGGACCGCGCCGGACTGGATGCGCGTGGGCGACGCGCCGCTGGCATCGGTGGCGGTATTCAATCAGACCGCCGGTGAACAGGCGATCGAAGTGACGCTCACCGCCGGCACGGTCGTCAAGACCGAAAAAATCACCGCCCGGCGCGGCGTGAACTACGTGCAGTTCCCGCTGGCGGCAAGCACTGGCCCGATGCGCCTGGAAGTCAAACAGGGCGGCAAGGTGGTCGATGCGCTCGACACCGACGTGCAGGCGCTGCCTGCCGCGTGGAGCAGCCCGCGCGCCGTGAGCGTGCCGCTGACCGGCGCCACGGTGCCTGTCAGCCTGCCGGCGGACGCGCGCAATATCCGCGTCTCGTTCGCCAGCGGCGCGGCCAGCCACTTCGCGCGGATTGCGGACGACCTGATCGAGTATCCATATGGCTGCGTCGAGCAGACGTCGAGCCGCCTGATTCCGCTGGCGCTGGGATTGCAGAACCTCGGCCCCGAAGCCGGTCCGGTCCAGCTGCGTCTTCTGAACACCTTGCAGGCGCAGCGCCTGCGCCTGGTGTCGATGGCCGGCCCCGAGGCGCAATTCGGCTGGTGGGGCAACGCCACGGCAGGTAACTCGCTGATGACGGCCTACGCCTATTACGCCGACTGGTACGCGGCGCGCGCGCTGCGCATCGAGATGCCGCCCGAGCACTGGCAAGGCTTGCTGGCCATGTACGGCAAGGAAGGCCTGAAGGAGCCGGTGCTGCATCGCGCGCTGACCTTGTGGCTGGCGCAGGAAATGGGCTTGCCGGTCAAGACGCTCGCTTCCGGCCTGGCCGACGAGTTGGCCAAGACGAAGCTCGACGCCAAGGCGGCCGCGCTGGCGCCGACCAGCAGCATGCTGTTGACGGCGGAAAGCGGCAATTCGCAGGCGCTGACCCTGGCGCTGCTGTCGGTGATCGCCACCAACGATGGCGTGGCCGTGCCGCAGGAGCTTCAGGAGCAGGTCGGCGCCGCGTGGACTACCTTGCGCGCCAATCCGGCGCCGCTGGCGCAAGCCTTGTTGATGCTGGGCGGGCAACTGCCGGTCAGCCAGGCCGACGCGGTGCTGGGCGCGGTGAGTGCCGACATGGCGACCCTGGATCGTGCACTGACCCTGGTGTGGGTGCAAAAAAAGCTGGGGGGGCCACCCGCGGCCAAAGACGCCGGTATCGCCCTGAGCGGCACCTGGCAGAAAGGCGTCAGTCCACTCGGCCAGGCGCTGTTCCGCTGGCAGCCGTCCAAGGGCGTGCCGACTCAATTGCAACTGGCTGAAGCGCCGCCGGCCAACACCGTCGCCGTCATCCAGTACGAAAGCCGCGCCGCCGAAGCGCATGCGCTGCCGGTGAAGATCGAACGGCGCCTGATGCGGATGGAGCAGAAAGACAAGGACTTCACCCCGGTGCCGGTCAAGAACGGCGAGGCCTTGCGCACCGATGCGCTGTACATGGATGAAATCACGCTCACCCCAGCCGCCGGCGCCAAGTACCGTTACGGCCTGCTGGAAGTAGCGCTGCCGCCCGGCGCTTCGGTCGAAGCGACCACCTGGGGCATGACCCTGGCCGGTGAGAAGAAGACAGCGCTGGAAGCTGCGCGCCATGAGTCGCGGCGCGAAGGCTATGTGGTGCCGGTCGAGCCGCTGGCCGAACCGCTCAAGATCCGCCACCTGCTGCGCTTCGCGCAAAAGGGCAGTTACGCGCTGCCGCCGTCGCGCTACTACCGCATGTACCAGCCCGAAAACAAGGCGCTGGAAGGCGAGGGCAAGACCATGCGCACCATGCAGGTCGAGTAA
- a CDS encoding DUF2300 domain-containing protein has translation MLPRTSSCLALALALAMSAPLVRAATLDVAWWRDGQLTALQLDENGASRRAAFDGARQVPLGSLWKLFVYVYAIDTKVPTPDYTCGGQKNEEVYCCAAGKSIGRDLALAQSCGLFFSPARLMLTRRPWQQYWSERLGRAPAGEYDWLADPSHLTPERLVSLRSLMVALAAIPAASRAEAESALLHVVLGARGVNTASWFGSRLRVKTYSWHHPQRTSERLGGAAGWLADGTPLWFGGADTSSRILEKWAPRLADTLPSAAPRADAGCVVVDYFARYPIKSVAAGRTAAVPGLLNGPYQVRFENGRSLAFFSQNDMVLARDPQGRTHLTGRFGVNDYVARVIDREGGTAAPEAAKALAVAARTYLQQNAQWADGCQRIADSSATQRVSPQPASVEARAIANWTDQLVLSGVDVRYHADTAAKDTMAWSQAVAQAGQGLRFDSILASAYPRADLTTLSGGDSQQCVRLAGAEAWLGRELPQWERMLRKEAGYETPLAMPAVCQLARGTPYSEQSRNRIYVRGLASREDRITLAHEFLHLGLRNHPRGQDEALVEQLARRLVDARLEMQ, from the coding sequence ATGCTGCCACGGACGTCAAGCTGCCTGGCGCTGGCGCTGGCGCTGGCGATGTCGGCGCCGCTGGTTCGCGCCGCCACGCTCGACGTGGCGTGGTGGCGCGACGGTCAGCTCACCGCGTTGCAGCTGGACGAGAACGGTGCCAGTCGCCGCGCCGCTTTCGACGGCGCACGCCAGGTTCCGCTGGGCAGTCTGTGGAAGCTGTTTGTGTATGTGTACGCAATCGACACAAAGGTACCGACACCGGACTACACCTGCGGCGGACAAAAGAACGAGGAAGTGTATTGCTGCGCCGCCGGCAAGAGCATCGGACGCGACCTGGCGCTGGCGCAGTCGTGCGGCCTGTTCTTTTCGCCCGCACGCCTGATGCTCACGCGCCGTCCGTGGCAGCAGTATTGGAGCGAGCGGCTGGGACGCGCTCCCGCGGGCGAATACGACTGGCTCGCCGATCCCTCGCACCTGACGCCGGAACGGCTGGTCAGCCTGCGCAGCCTGATGGTGGCGCTGGCCGCCATTCCGGCCGCCAGCCGGGCCGAGGCCGAGTCGGCGCTGCTGCACGTGGTGCTGGGTGCGCGTGGCGTCAACACGGCCAGCTGGTTCGGCAGCCGCCTGCGCGTGAAGACCTATTCCTGGCATCATCCGCAGCGTACCAGCGAGCGGCTGGGCGGCGCGGCCGGCTGGCTGGCTGACGGCACGCCGCTCTGGTTCGGCGGCGCCGATACCAGCAGCCGCATTCTGGAAAAGTGGGCGCCGCGCCTGGCCGACACCTTGCCGTCAGCCGCGCCGCGCGCCGATGCGGGCTGTGTGGTGGTCGACTATTTCGCGCGCTATCCGATCAAAAGTGTCGCCGCCGGCCGCACCGCCGCCGTGCCGGGACTGCTCAATGGCCCTTACCAGGTGCGTTTTGAAAACGGCCGCAGCCTGGCCTTCTTCAGCCAGAACGACATGGTCCTGGCGCGCGACCCCCAGGGCCGCACGCACCTGACGGGCCGTTTCGGCGTCAACGACTACGTGGCGCGCGTGATCGACCGCGAGGGCGGCACCGCCGCGCCGGAAGCGGCCAAGGCGCTGGCGGTGGCGGCGCGCACCTACCTGCAGCAGAACGCCCAGTGGGCCGATGGCTGCCAGCGCATCGCCGACAGCAGCGCCACGCAGCGCGTCAGTCCGCAGCCGGCCAGCGTGGAGGCGCGCGCCATCGCCAACTGGACCGACCAGCTGGTGCTGTCCGGGGTGGACGTGCGCTATCACGCCGATACGGCCGCGAAAGACACGATGGCGTGGAGCCAGGCCGTGGCCCAGGCGGGGCAGGGGCTGCGCTTCGACTCTATCCTGGCGTCGGCCTACCCGCGCGCCGACCTGACCACGCTCTCCGGCGGCGACTCGCAGCAATGCGTGCGCCTGGCGGGCGCCGAAGCATGGCTGGGGCGCGAACTGCCGCAATGGGAACGCATGTTGCGAAAGGAAGCGGGCTATGAAACGCCGCTTGCGATGCCGGCGGTATGCCAGCTGGCGCGCGGCACGCCGTATTCAGAGCAGTCGCGCAACCGGATTTATGTGCGCGGGCTGGCAAGCCGCGAAGACCGCATCACGTTGGCGCACGAATTCCTGCATCTGGGGCTGCGCAATCACCCGCGCGGGCAGGATGAAGCGCTGGTCGAACAACTGGCGCGGCGCCTGGTCGATGCGCGCCTGGAAATGCAATGA
- a CDS encoding YfaP family protein, whose amino-acid sequence MKIVLIPALLLSTAALAQVKIDSPNSGWRNSKGAKEAYTQDVNYPAASVSVQAGQSPTAEIRGRIAGKVKGKDKPATLVVNGVAMPMAVQEDGSFARPYAFGRGSNSVEVRSPDGKARSRSQFLDSYAGKTQSRLRVVLSWDSDGTDVDLHVVAPDGGHSWYGNRVMPNGGALDVDVTTGYGPEIFSSAAPPKGNYHVYVNYYGAGQETGILTVAQVAIITNENSPNERQEVVRVPLRAPGELTLVKSFVFP is encoded by the coding sequence ATGAAAATAGTATTGATACCCGCACTGCTCCTGTCGACCGCCGCCCTGGCGCAAGTGAAGATCGATTCGCCCAACAGCGGCTGGCGCAATTCGAAGGGCGCCAAGGAAGCGTACACGCAGGATGTGAACTATCCGGCGGCGTCGGTGAGCGTGCAGGCGGGGCAAAGCCCGACGGCCGAAATTCGCGGCCGCATCGCCGGCAAGGTCAAGGGCAAGGACAAGCCGGCCACCCTGGTCGTCAACGGCGTGGCGATGCCGATGGCGGTGCAGGAAGACGGCAGCTTCGCGCGCCCATACGCGTTCGGGCGCGGTTCGAACAGCGTGGAAGTGCGCTCGCCCGACGGCAAGGCCCGAAGCCGCAGCCAGTTCCTCGATTCGTACGCCGGCAAGACCCAGTCGCGCCTGCGCGTGGTGCTGTCGTGGGACAGCGACGGGACCGACGTCGACCTGCACGTAGTCGCGCCCGACGGCGGACACTCATGGTACGGCAACCGTGTCATGCCCAATGGCGGCGCGCTCGATGTCGACGTCACCACCGGATATGGGCCAGAGATTTTTTCGAGCGCCGCGCCGCCGAAAGGGAACTACCACGTCTACGTGAACTACTACGGGGCGGGCCAGGAGACTGGCATCTTGACGGTCGCGCAGGTTGCGATCATCACCAACGAAAATTCGCCGAACGAGCGCCAGGAAGTGGTTCGTGTGCCGCTGCGCGCGCCGGGCGAACTGACATTGGTCAAGTCGTTCGTGTTTCCGTAA
- a CDS encoding CbtB domain-containing protein, with translation MSSIRQVITTADEQVPFAAIRERIVQVMCAASLGVVLLYGAGFASMEALHNAAHDSRHSAGFPCH, from the coding sequence ATGTCGTCGATCCGCCAGGTTATCACCACCGCCGATGAACAAGTCCCGTTTGCCGCCATCAGGGAGCGGATCGTACAAGTCATGTGCGCCGCCAGCCTTGGGGTCGTGCTGCTGTACGGCGCCGGCTTCGCTTCGATGGAAGCGCTGCACAACGCAGCGCACGACAGCCGCCACTCGGCCGGCTTCCCATGCCACTGA
- a CDS encoding CbtA family protein: MPLIRTAPAAGLGTFNRIIASAAAAGILAGLLLTGVQQLRVAPIILQAEVFESAAPKALEVAAPHSHADAAPHEHGHDAKPHEHAEEGAHEHGGWQPDDGMERTFYTAVANISAGIGFALLLAAAIGLHGGASGWRAGLLWGAAGYTVFFLAPSVGLPPELPGTVAAPLLARQMWWTATVMASAGGLALMVFAKSWPLRIAGALLLFVPHLVGSPQPAMHSSSAPPELARSFLYATLLANAAFWLAMGALAGYFYKKFG; this comes from the coding sequence ATGCCACTGATTCGTACCGCGCCCGCAGCAGGCCTGGGAACCTTTAACCGCATCATCGCCAGCGCGGCGGCAGCCGGCATCCTCGCCGGCCTGCTGCTGACCGGCGTGCAGCAATTGCGCGTGGCCCCGATCATCCTGCAGGCGGAGGTGTTCGAGAGCGCCGCGCCGAAGGCATTGGAAGTGGCCGCGCCGCACAGCCATGCCGACGCAGCGCCGCACGAGCATGGTCACGACGCAAAGCCCCACGAGCACGCGGAAGAGGGCGCCCATGAGCACGGCGGCTGGCAGCCGGACGACGGCATGGAGCGCACCTTCTACACGGCGGTAGCAAATATCAGCGCTGGTATCGGCTTCGCGCTGCTGCTGGCGGCAGCCATCGGCCTGCATGGCGGCGCAAGCGGCTGGCGCGCGGGCCTGCTGTGGGGCGCCGCCGGCTACACGGTGTTCTTCCTGGCGCCTTCGGTCGGCTTGCCGCCCGAGCTGCCCGGCACCGTCGCAGCGCCCCTGCTGGCGCGCCAGATGTGGTGGACCGCCACCGTCATGGCCAGCGCCGGCGGGCTGGCGCTGATGGTCTTCGCCAAAAGCTGGCCGCTCCGGATCGCCGGCGCGCTGTTGCTGTTCGTGCCGCACCTGGTCGGATCGCCCCAGCCCGCGATGCATTCGAGCAGTGCGCCGCCCGAACTGGCGCGCAGCTTCCTGTACGCGACCTTGCTGGCCAATGCCGCTTTCTGGCTGGCCATGGGTGCGCTGGCGGGCTACTTCTACAAGAAATTCGGCTGA
- a CDS encoding (2Fe-2S) ferredoxin domain-containing protein yields MRTHDRHVFMCVGPRCTENGVQAQAVFEHMGRVIDAHPDLCVKRTRTHCMVACRNEGPIVVVYPEGVWYRRVDEAAAGRIVAEHLIDGAEVADLIFHRIGEGDTLVADNDII; encoded by the coding sequence ATGCGTACCCATGACCGCCACGTGTTCATGTGCGTCGGCCCACGCTGCACCGAAAACGGCGTGCAGGCGCAGGCAGTGTTCGAGCACATGGGGCGCGTGATCGACGCGCATCCGGACCTGTGCGTCAAGCGCACCCGCACGCATTGCATGGTCGCGTGCCGCAATGAAGGACCGATCGTGGTGGTGTATCCGGAAGGCGTATGGTACCGGCGCGTGGACGAAGCGGCGGCCGGGCGCATCGTGGCCGAGCACCTTATCGACGGCGCGGAAGTGGCCGACCTGATTTTCCATCGCATCGGCGAAGGCGACACACTCGTGGCGGACAATGACATCATCTGA